The genomic interval TTCAGCTGTACAGTGGACTTTGCGAAGAAACCAGCCATACAAATGAAGGAACCCAAAGGTCCAACTCTCCCTCTATTGAGCATTTGTGCCCTACTCCTTTCTTTCCACATCTTAGGCCCTCTAGATAGGGAATAAAATGAGAGGCCACATGAGGAAAGTAGTACTATAAAGAGATTTCAACCAAACCTATTACAGCGTCTTAGCTAAGAACCCATTTAACTTTTCTATTCAGTGAATGAATATATCACCTACTGTACTTACCAGTACCTTAAATGTTAACACCTGCCCCCACTGAAAAATCTCAGTAAAATCTTGCTTAGATTTGGGTGGGCCCCTTGCTTCCCACCCAAAGTGTAGGCCAGCCAACATATTCTAATAGCCAATTTGTGCCCCGGGGCATTCTCGTCCTGAGTAATAAATACATGTTCTTCTATTAAGCTCTTCTGTTGGTGCTGCTCAGACAGTAACCCAAGTCAGACAAACATTAACAATCATACCTGGAGCAGCAGCACACCCTTGCCAGTCCTATTTTCTCAAGCATCAAATCTTCCTCCCTGAAACTCATTTAATAACATCCCAATGACAGCCAGGGGTCAAGGTTAGCTTACCAGTGTTGTATCCATGAGACCCATAACCACTTGGCTGTTGGAAAGGGGTGGCTGATGCATTCACACTGACATTCACACCATGCTGCTTGGAAGAGGTAGGAGCCACCTGAAGAACAAAAGGCCAGCACTACAGTGAAATGGTGGCAAAGTTACCATTTAACCTACTCCAGAGACTGGGCATTCAAGACGGCTACCCACCCTGAAGCAGGCTGTCCCGTTCGCTTAGCAAAATGGCTCAGGGAGCGGATGACAGTCTGAGGGCAGCAAAGCCGTACACTGCCCCTTTAGCTAATTCTAACAACAGGGGGTCCCTTATCCCAATACCACCCATCCAGCCCCAGTCCCTCTCCCAGGCCAGAAGTGGAAATTGTTCCTCCTTATTTGTTACCAAAAAGTCATCTAGCTTTGAAAGTAGCTAGGATAGTGTCGAGGATTCTTCACTACAAGTAAAGACCAAGTCCAAGCACTTACAGGGAACACAGCAGGCCCATACTGGAAGGTGCTGGGAAGGCCAGGAACCCCTGTGTAGTATGGCAGGCTGGTGTAACTGTAGCCAGGAGGCAGCGCCGGGTTCAGGAATGTCTGCTGCGTGGTATGGTGAGTCTGCGTCTGGTTCTGTTGGGGTTGGGCCAAGGTTGTGGCTGGGGCCGGGGAGGAGGCATCCCCACGGCCGAACTTTGTGAGGTCACCTGTGAAAGGAGAGGCTCAATGTATCTGCCTCTTTTACTCCCCACATCAATGTAGAATTACCTCTTCTGGTTTCACATGATCCAGGAGAGACTTGGTTAAAGTTCaattctttgaattttattttcttgaggctCCACTGAGCATTGCTCAGGACACACTCTGCACAGTGCCAGTCAAGGACTAATGAGGCATGGCTGTGCAATGCTGTGGCAGAGACAAGCTTCCAGAATAAAGCTCCTATATGGTTTCTCTGCCCACCTATGTTCTTTCATCTCTTCCCCACCCGACCCCCTACTTCCCCTCTCTGCTTTTCCTGCATGGGGAAAACCCCATATAGGACCTGAAAAACAGTGACAGTCAATAAGGACAACAGGTCAGGCCTGTGGCCTGGCAAGGCAATAAGACTGCCATGTAAATAGGGAACAGGAGTAGAGATGAGCAAAGGAAGGTCAGTTCAACCTCTATACTATTCTAAATCTACTGACCCCGATTCATGACATCCATTTTGTATAATATTTCTGTCAAAGATCTTAAGGTGAAAACTGGATCTACTAATCAGGTTTCTGCCACCAATACCAACACAGCTTCCCTTTATTCAGCCTCATCCCAATCCTACCAGAATAAGGGTTGCTGGCCAGGCTACCATCCCTCCCAGTCAGCGGAGTGGTGGGTGTGGGAAATGGGATGCTGTAGTAATCctgaaagacagaaataaaagagacTCAGTGCCACTCATTATTGGCATGACACATTGTACAAGGTGAGAAGCAAGAGAATGTTGGAGAACTGCAGTTTATCCAGCCATTAATGAGCTGGCAAGAGCTAGCACAAACTCCATATTACTCTTGCATACACTGTCCCCCCTGCCTGGCCATGGAGATAGTCAGGCAAGGTCTACAAGTATGCCCACCAGGAAAACGCTTCAAGTCCATCAGTACCAATAATATTCTAGATAAATTTTAAACCTCTAGATATAATCCTTAATAGTCTACCACTACGAAGATAATACATCTTCCTTCTAGAATTCATCAAAGTGTTTGAGAcataaagaaagcttaaaatatgtttaattcaAAGATGCCACaactttttttttgaagtgaCCTTCTATTAGAACCACTCTCTAAGTACATTCTAATAGGTTGAGAAAAAACCAAGTCTGTGACTTATCAAGTAAACATCTGGAATAATTCAAACATTAAGATCACTTTCTTTCTCTAAGCTCTACATCCATATACTCACCAATGGAAATCTTGTCTGAAGCATCTGCAAGTCATCATAACCATATACCTGtggctgaaagataaaaacacgTTAACAGTATTAATGGGAACTGGTCATGATGGTAGCAAACCAAGGAGCTAAAAGACAAGATAAATCAACAGTACTTTCATCTTCATTCATGAGAAAAAAGAGGACATagattatttccttcattttctttaagaaatgaaATGCGAAGAGATTACATGATTCATGAAAGGCCTTGAAGTTTTCCTTGAGCTACATACTGATTCAACTAGGCTGTCCTCTGGGTAGCAGTGGGGTACATAAGTCACACATGAAAAGTTAACTTTATTTTGCCAGTCTTTTTCTCCATTAGCCTTCAAAATATGGCTTAAAATTCCTCTCTCTCAGAAAGGATTCACATTTTACTCTATTATTTAACCGCTGGATACTAAGGTAGTGTGTTAACTATTTAAAAAGTGCCACTGGGTATTTCATTTGTATGATAATCTAAACTCTCTGAAGGCAAAAACaggtgttttgggtttttttttggggggggggaagtatttacaatgctgtgtgagTTACAGGTGCGTAGGTTctcatatatccactcttttttttaccCTTTTTCCATATAGGCCACTGGAGTACAGAGCTGAGTCGCCGGTGCTACACAGGAGGTTCTTAGTAGTTACCCGTTTTACATACAGTAGTATGCACATGTCAGTCCCAACCTCCCCATTTATCTCTTCCTCTCCTGTATCCCCTGGTAATCGTAAGTTCAAAAaacaggtatttaaaaaaaatgtttctaaataaaTATCCTTCATCTTAATAAGCACTGAATACATAAAACACAGCAAGACAAAAGGCTACTCCTGTTCTTCACCTATTCTCAGAGAACCACAGACTAACTCGGGGAACTCTACTCTCATCAGGTCAGAGCCAGCATAGACCCCCAGGATTAGCAATCAATCCaactagagaaaataattttctaggaAACTGAGGGATTCACTAACACAACAGACAAGTTCACAGTGACACTCTGGCCTCTGGCTTCTGAGGCCCAGTAATTCTTTCACACAGAGAAAATACACAATAGAGGACCTGGTCTAGGTTGAGtccttcctcttaaaaaaaattatttcccccCCAAACTACAAAGATTAAAGACTACACATGACAACCGCTCATTTATTATGTATAGTCTTCCACCTGAAGTCACAGCACTAAAGACTAGGCATACCACCTTCCTCTTTTGGAAAAGATCATTCAGTCTCACTTACCGGGTAGGCATGTAACAGCCCTGGAGCCATAATATATGGATTAGGCAACAATGGCGGGACCCCAGGAGGGAGGTTGGGAGGAGCTTTTCCTAaaagagaaattatatttttatcctGTCACACCATTACTTTGCTCCTCCATCCCAAAGGAAGGTAACTGAACTTCTACACAGGGTTACCTGAAGTCGTAGCAACTGAGCTTCGAGTGGAGGCTGTGACAGTAGAGTTGCTGCCTAGGCTGAGGCCCAAGCTACTGCCACTACTGAGACTGGAGGAGACACTGACCACTGGGGGAGGAGCAGAGACGGTGCTGGATGCGGTGGAGAAAGTGCTGGAGGAAGAATGGAGATTCGCCTCACTCTCCACGCTCGTGTGCTTCAAAAAGGCAGTGcagtggaaaagaggaggaggagacagtgaTTAGTGTAACAGGTCAGGAAAGACATTCCCTTCTGTTGATTCTGTCACACCAACTTCCCAATTAAAGAGGCTGAGGCAGGGTACTGGGCATCCTCTGCCAAAATAACTAGAATAAACGATTAAATACTCTCCAGCTACACATTCACCAAGATTTATCTGGTAAAGATGGTTAGCAATGGGGCCACTGCACATTATCACCCTGTTCAAAAAGCAGCAGAGCGAGTAGGGACAAACTCCCTAGAAACCAATACTGACTGCCCAAGGAGACAAAAGATAAgttaggtctgaaaaatacatcatAGCCTCCTCGACTACTATTCTTCACTAGGCTAACACAACAGACAAGTTCAGAGGCTAGAAAAAAGTACAAGTTCTAATGCATTTAAACCTGAAATAGTATactggaggaaagagaaaatccATCCCAAGCTTTTGACAAACCAGACATGCTTTCCCTGAAACAGGTCCTTTTGAACTGAGTTTTTTTCCTTACCATCTCAGCTTAATTCCACAAATATAGTTGTCACAAAATCACAACAGTGAAATTAATTCTTTAGCCAAAAGCACTCATCTGGCCTTTACTTTCATAGGATACCTAGACTCCTTATTTTCAGGACTCAGGTTTGGCAAATCCCAGAGTGAAAATGGCTGTATCAGTTAGAAAAAACAATGTTCTTACAGAATTTATCACAGCATACAAAGCCCCACCCAGTTTCAGTGtcttaaaaaaaagtcatctacTCAGGAAAGTAATGCCCAGGGCTTTAAGAGTTAGCCCACAGCTCTGCAGTGTTTCTGGATTCTTCTGCCTCCCTTGGCTTCAAGCGTCCTTTACCCCTTTTCCTGCAACCTTAGATCTGTTGTCATTTTGCCACCTCATGAAGAAATTTTCAAGAGTTGCTTCTTGGGAGAATCTTATGGTTAGATAATTGTTTGAGTATAATAAGACCACATTTCCTTTTCCCACATTCACACTTACCAAAAGAGTGGATGTCGAAGTGCGCCCAGAAGATGTTGATGATGAAAGGGTATTCTGCTGAGTAGATAACGTGCTGTAAGGATAAAGTGGTTGCCATCAGCCACAGTGCTACGGTTACTGCCTGACGTGGAGCTTCAGTCAAGAACTGGGGACTaggctggggacttccctagtggtccagtggttaagaacccacctgccaaagcaggggacacaggtttgatccctggactgggaactaagacccctcatgcctcggggcaactaaagctcacgcactgcaactactgaaacccatgcaccctaaagcctgtgctccgcaaggaaagaagctactgcaatgagaagcccgcacacccaaCTAGACAGTAacccccactccctgcaactagagaaagtccatgtgcagcaacaaagaacccATGcattgcaatgaagacccagcgcagccacaaaaATTAACAGAGGCCAGACATAGAGAACTAATTTGTGGTTGCTGAAGAGAAAGAGATAGAATTGGAGTTTTGGGTtatcagatgcaaactagtacatacATAAAATGAAGGAACAATAATAATGAAGGAACAAAAAggttctactgtacagcacagagaactatattcaatatcctgtgataaaccataatgcaaaaaatagaagaaagaatgtatgtatatgtataactgaatcacttttctgtacagcagaaattaacacatcataaattaactataattcaattaaataaaaaaataacccaGGCAAAGAAGGCAGAGTATGGGACCAAGCAGATCTGAGATCATAAGGTCAACACAATAGCCAGCGAGGGGTAGTGAGCAGTTAAAACAAGAATGGGTtttgagaaggggaaaaaagcctCCTCTGTCTTTACTTCCCATAGCTTGTAGGTCATCCACTTAGATAATGTGGTCTCTGCTAGGCAGAGAGGGTAAGAGAGAACCAGAGAGCTCTGTTATTACTATCCACCAACCCAAACCTCCATCCTCACCCCAAATCACCTGCTGTGTTGTGTGGTGGTAGTATTTGGAATCTCCTCATTGTGGCTCAAGCCACCCAAGGAGGATGAGTGCTGATTGGTTGTCGTCAGTAAGGAAGCTGCAGATACCGTTTCACTGAGAGGGGGGATGCCCGAAGAGGAAGGTGAGTCAGATTTCACTGCAGACCCCGTAGCACCTGGAAATAAAGAAAGGAATTCACATTATCAGAGGAAGTTAAGAGGTGACAACAGTCCTAGGCTGTCCCGAAGAGTGTGAGTATGAGTTATTTAGTAATGGACCACTGGCATTTAggtgcaatctttttttttttaaattccgaGCATTTCACAGTACCAATCTCATTCGTCCAATAAAGGAAACCAAAAGGATTATCACTGTTACAAGACAGAGAACCTGAAACTTAGGAAGGTTTGAGATTAAACATCAAGGTAGAAAAAATcaagctaaaaataaaaccaaaagttttGATCATTGAGGCAGGGGTCTTTTCATGACAATCTACAACATGCAAAAATATTGAAAGGGTAGTAAAAACACTATAATTTAGAGGAAAAAGCCTGGAGAACCCTCACCTTCAACAGATTGCGTGGTCTGTAACTGCGTGGCCTGCACAGAACTGAAGCCATTCTGGTAAGAAATAGACAAACGAATAGATTAGGTTATTAGTACACTGACTCAAGTTTAATTTTTGCCAACCAATTTCTTTCAGAGAAATTCTGCAAGTTAACAGAAGGATTAACATAATGTACACaacccaaaggaaaaacaacaaaaactttaaaacaacaaaagatataccgaccctgtgtgacccagAGCAATAGGAGGCAATGCCCAAACTGCTGAAGAGATCCCCAACCCCAAACAGATAAAGGAGAGGTTCAAATCCAATGATCCCTCGGGAGGGATGTGGGAATAAGACAGTTCAGCCAAACCACTTATTTTGCTGGCTGCATCTGACAGTCATTCCACATTCTCCACATTTCCTTTGGCATATGCTGTCCCCCTCTCCAAGCCAAGACATAGCAAGGTGAGGTCTACTGATATGCCCTCAGAAGTCTAGCAATCAGATCTTCCAAGAAAACAGGTATTGGAGAATGCTTCTCTAGAGAGAATGAATCTTTAGTGCAAAGAGAATGATCTTCTGGCTCTAAGTCTCCAGGATTAGTGcacagaacttttttttaattcaccaaCCACAAAAATGAGGTTAAGCTTCATAATCAGCATTTCAGAGATATCTCAGCACCATTTGTCAAGAAGTAAAACACTAATATTTAAGAGACTTTATCTTCTATTCTCCCAACCAATGCCCAGGGGCTAATGAAGCCAATACCTTTGCCTGAGTCAAgtccttttggggtgatgaagaGATGGAGCTGGGGTACCGCCGAGTCTGTGTGGATCTCTGTTCATATAGAGGGCCCTGAGCATTATTTTGGGAGGTATAGGTTGTCGACTGAATTGGGCCACTCTGATAACCGGACTCCTGACTCTGGTTAGATGAAATTGTGGATGAAGATTCACTGTggggaatggagaaggaaaatctcaagagaaatgaaTAGAACAGATCTACTGATACTAGAAGAGTGGAGTAAGTAACTTACTAGAGTTGATTACAATCAACTTCtaatcaaattgattataatcaaaaagacaaacTTCAAGAACAAATAAAAGATACTGCGACAATTTTCTCCTGGCAACAGTAGGAATTTCCACATCCTATAAAGCCAGGTATCTAAGCTAAGAATCGagcttaaaaacattttcaactcttaaagaagagaaaattttctTGTGTCCCTACATTCTGCTGTTATTAGAAAAAGAGGCTAAAAGTCAGTAGAAAGGATACGCTACTCTTGGTCCCTTTCATACAACCGTAACAAGAACCCTAAGCACAGGAAAAACCTTTTGCTTATTTTAAGGAATTCCCAGTTCCTGGCTCTCTCAAAAACCCAAGAGCAAAATTCTCTtgagaagaactttaaaaatactcaCATGCATTAACAACAATTATGATTCAATAGAGCTAGGCTAGGGCAAGGCATCTCTACTTTTAAATTCTAAGGATTGGGTGTGGGGGGGGGACACCTATTACTCTGAAATTCCAGGATTTTCTATTGCCTAAGATAGACTTCCCTGATATCTATCATAGGAAATAGAAAAGGTTCTATAGGAAAGGTTTCTTTTAATTCTGTActactaattttaattttatctccTTCCTAGGAGTTCAAAGTTACAACCTTCATAGGCTTTAAATCCACACAAAATGTCTCAAAGTGTCAAAAGCACTGTTGGTTGTGGCAGATGCCAAGGTACTTTAAAGGTGGGGTACACCTTTCTAGGAACTGTGCTTGGACATTCTGTAAGTACCCAAAGGATATATTTCTATCTGTTTAGAATTATGAAAAAACCTAGTAACAAAAGCACTCAACAAACTGCTACAAGTGGCTGCTTTTCCTTCAATCAGAGCCTTGGCTGTCCAGAGTTCTAGGAATCAACAAGAGACTTACAGAAAGTGGTAAAAGTCTAAAAGAAGTCTATGACAGCTGTTTCCTCTACCTGGCCGTGCTGGTATAGAGGCTACTTGGAGCCTGGCTTGAAGAGGCGCTCGTGGTGGGGGTGGACTCATAATCAGAAAGGACAGGCTCTGACCCAAACTGCAACGCCCCAAACTGCAGGTTTAGCCCTGAGATATCTGCTGAACCAGGCATCTCCACAGCCAGAGCAGGAATCTGTACAGAAGATAAAGAAATGGTTTACTATAACCTTATTGTAAGACTGATAACAAACCCCACATCAGACTTCCAAACTACATCCTTACAATCTCAATTCTCAAATCCCACACCCCTTTGCCCTAAAATAATATCTATCTAAAAGTTCAAATACCTTAGAAGTCAAGGAGGCTTTTTTCTTCTGCTGTTTCAGTTTTTGCTGAGCCGGCTGAGGGCTGGAGGATTGGTTGTCTGAAGACCCAGGAGACATTTGTGGAGCCGAGGTGGATTTGCTTGGCAGAGGAGAAGACGGGGGTGGAGGTGCGGCTGTGGAGGTAGCCACAGCAGGTGCCTTCTCCTGAAGGAACACCTCCATCATGGTTGAAGACGGGGTGAAAGCCTGGCGCTTTGTAAAGGGGCTGTGCACTGTTGAATCATTTGGGTTCTTCAAATCTGCATGAGGACATCCAATAGGTATGAGGCCAGAGGTCCTCATTAACCTCAAGAAAATACTATCATTCTGTGACAACCATTGGGTTATATCAAATCAACACTATTACACTGCCTTTGTAAGAAAGCAATCTAGAAATGGCCCATATTCAGAGTATAAGGTCCTAAAACGGCAAAGTTCATAAACTCTTCCAAAGGCAACACACTGTTTTCAAATACTGAAGATAAATCTAGGAAAAATCCAAAACATCCTCACGTCAACAGAAGACTGCAAATGTGTACAGGGTTAAATTTGATGAAAGAGATATACAGCCTcaacttatatatttattattcccCAGCTATCTGAACTGAGCCTCTCTGACAAGGGGAAATGAGTGTGGGAACTATTCCTGCCAGCCTCTTGGCAGTAATCCTCCAACGCTTAAAGAATTCAGTCACTTTCCATCTTTCTCACCATACTGCACCAGCGATGGGGACTGTGTGGTAGAGCCCATGTCCCatgaggaggtggtggtggttccAGATTGAGAATGCTGAGCTGCCAACTGAGCCAGGGCCTGAGCAGTCTTGAATTGCTCCAAGAACTGGGAGCCTGTGGTGCTGCCGCCTTTAGCTTCACCGACATCACCAAATCCTTTCCCTAACATGCTCACCTGTAGATCAACACAGAGATTAGAGAAATCCACAGCCAAATAACCTTGTTCAGCTACTCAAAAAGACACTCATCTGGGTTAAGAGTCGGTATAAAGAATGTCACTAAATGGAATAGTCTATTACAGCATAAGGCCTGGACTGAGACTGTCTAGACTTAAATCCTGGTTATAATTGTGGAAAAATGACTTGTAGTCATCTGTACCTCATTTTCCTCACCTGAAAATAATAGTAGTATCTCATAAAGGTGTAGGAGGATTAAACAAACAATAGATAAAAAGCATTTAATATGTGCATGACACATAGAAAGCACTCAAAGAAATTTAAGAGCCATTAAAATTGATACCATTGCCATcacccttccctcccttcttctcagggacttccttttcttctttggccATGCCAGGTCTCAGTTGCCTAACAAGGCAACTCCAGTTGTGGcatataggatctagttccctgaacctgggccccctgcactgggagcgtggagtcaGACACTGGGCCACCACGGGAGTCCTCAGGAATTTCTTTAATGACTGGAGGAGGGGTTTCCCccctttttgaatttttaaaacaactgaTAACTGTTTACTAAGCTAACATGAAGATGACATAAAATTTCACTTCAGTCATTAGTGTCTTTGCCCCTTCCACTGAAAAGCTCAAAGAGAACAAAAACAACTAACTGGAGCTTCATGTCAATGCTTCTAGTAACTAGCAGAGAGAAAAGATGCAAAATTAGGGACCATCCCAACTTCTGCACTAGACGATCATGATAATAAAGAAAAACTTACTCTTGATGCTTCTGGGGGATCCCCAATACCAAGTAAAACTACCATCCTAGACCAGAAAATTAACCATTCTAAAGAAACTCTAAGGAGATTTAATCTAGTCTTTCTTAGGTTCTTATTTAACCACATCATGATTTTCATCATTAAGCAGCACTTATACAAAATCAATCTGTCCAACTCAAGGTAAGACTTTTTCTTTTGCACTTCAGTCTGCATTTCAAGATTacacaaagaaaaaccaaaacagcCAAAACCTAGTTGAAAGTACAGGATTGTAGGAGAAATGATCCCACACAGCAATGATTACCAAATACTCTGCAAGCATGAAACATTAAAGACACAGAAAATTACTTTATATTCACATATTATGATAATAAGGACTCCTATGTTACTTACATCTATTAAATTTTAAGGGAAATTAATCCTGTAATTTATCCTGAAAGGAAAAGAACTACATTAAATAGCACACTAATTAATACAGATAATAAGAAAGAACAGAATAGTCTTTATGTTTAGTTTAACATATCACATGACACACAGTAAATAGAATGTTAAGGGTAAAGTGGAAATATACTGAAATTTCAATTTTTGATGAGAATTTGGATTTGGGTATAAATCTGAAATTCCAGGCTTTAAAGGTAATTTAAAGTGACACAAAGCACTTAACCCTTTTCAAGTCATCTATCTTAGGGGCTGGCAGCTATTTTCTGATCATCTTtatcccattttctttctttctttttggtcccaacacttctctccctttcccttctcttccagtTTTTCTCACCTGTCGCCATTCATATATGGCAGAATATTAACCACCAAATTACCATTAACACAGGAAAATTATTTTAGGATaatggttaaaaattaaaaaacttctGGATTAGAGGCTGACTTGGCAATTTTCTAGTTG from Dama dama isolate Ldn47 chromosome 20, ASM3311817v1, whole genome shotgun sequence carries:
- the UBAP2L gene encoding ubiquitin-associated protein 2-like isoform X5, whose protein sequence is MMTSVGTNRARGNWEPPQNQNQTQHKQRPQATAEQIRLAQMISDHNDADFEEKVKQLIDITGKNQDECVIALHDCNGDVNRAINVLLEGNPDTHSWEMVGKKKGVSGQKDGGQTESNEEGKENRDRDRDYSRRRGGPPRRGRGASRGRECMHGALTKPAVVRGQENGLDGTKSGGPSGRGTERGRRGRGRGRGGSGRRGGRFSAQGMGTFNPADYAEPTNTDDNYGNNSGNTWNNTGHFEPDDGTRLDFIGVEGSNYPRKFETAPGAWRTATEEWGTEDWNEDLSETKIFTASNVSSVPLPAENVTITAGQRIDLAVLLGKTPSSMENDSSNLDPSQAPSLAQPLVFSNSKQSAISQPASGNTFSHHSMVSMLGKGFGDVGEAKGGSTTGSQFLEQFKTAQALAQLAAQHSQSGTTTTSSWDMGSTTQSPSLVQYDLKNPNDSTVHSPFTKRQAFTPSSTMMEVFLQEKAPAVATSTAAPPPPSSPLPSKSTSAPQMSPGSSDNQSSSPQPAQQKLKQQKKKASLTSKIPALAVEMPGSADISGLNLQFGALQFGSEPVLSDYESTPTTSASSSQAPSSLYTSTASESSSTISSNQSQESGYQSGPIQSTTYTSQNNAQGPLYEQRSTQTRRYPSSISSSPQKDLTQAKNGFSSVQATQLQTTQSVEGATGSAVKSDSPSSSGIPPLSETVSAASLLTTTNQHSSSLGGLSHNEEIPNTTTTQHSSTLSTQQNTLSSSTSSGRTSTSTLLHTSVESEANLHSSSSTFSTASSTVSAPPPVVSVSSSLSSGSSLGLSLGSNSTVTASTRSSVATTSGKAPPNLPPGVPPLLPNPYIMAPGLLHAYPPQVYGYDDLQMLQTRFPLDYYSIPFPTPTTPLTGRDGSLASNPYSGDLTKFGRGDASSPAPATTLAQPQQNQTQTHHTTQQTFLNPALPPGYSYTSLPYYTGVPGLPSTFQYGPAVFPVAPTSSKQHGVNVSVNASATPFQQPSGYGSHGYNTGVSVTSSNTGVPDISGSVYSKTQSFEKQGFHSGTPAASFNLPSALGSGGPINPATAAAYPPAPFMHILTPHQQPHSQILHHHLQQDGQTGSGQRSQTSSIPQKPQTNKSAYNSYSWGAN
- the UBAP2L gene encoding ubiquitin-associated protein 2-like isoform X4, which codes for MMTSVGTNRARGNWEPPQNQNQTQHKQRPQATAEQIRLAQMISDHNDADFEEKVKQLIDITGKNQDECVIALHDCNGDVNRAINVLLEGNPDTHSWEMVGKKKGVSGQKDGGQTESNEEGKENRDRDRDYSRRRGGPPRRGRGASRGRECMHGALTKPAVVRGQENGLDGTKSGGPSGRGTERGRRGRGRGRGGSGRRGGRFSAQGMGTFNPADYAEPTNTDDNYGNNSGNTWNNTGHFEPDDGTRLDFIGVEGSNYPRKFETAPGAWRTATEEWGTEDWNEDLSETKIFTASNVSSVPLPAENVTITAGQRIDLAVLLGKTPSSMENDSSNLDPSQAPSLAQPLVFSNSKQSAISQPASGNTFSHHSMVSMLGKGFGDVGEAKGGSTTGSQFLEQFKTAQALAQLAAQHSQSGTTTTSSWDMGSTTQSPSLVQYDLKNPNDSTVHSPFTKRQAFTPSSTMMEVFLQEKAPAVATSTAAPPPPSSPLPSKSTSAPQMSPGSSDNQSSSPQPAQQKLKQQKKKASLTSKIPALAVEMPGSADISGLNLQFGALQFGSEPVLSDYESTPTTSASSSQAPSSLYTSTASESSSTISSNQSQESGYQSGPIQSTTYTSQNNAQGPLYEQRSTQTRRYPSSISSSPQKDLTQAKNGFSSVQATQLQTTQSVEGATGSAVKSDSPSSSGIPPLSETVSAASLLTTTNQHSSSLGGLSHNEEIPNTTTTQHSSTLSTQQNTLSSSTSSGRTSTSTLLHTSVESEANLHSSSSTFSTASSTVSAPPPVVSVSSSLSSGSSLGLSLGSNSTVTASTRSSVATTSGKAPPNLPPGVPPLLPNPYIMAPGLLHAYPPQVYGYDDLQMLQTRFPLDYYSIPFPTPTTPLTGRDGSLASNPYSGDLTKFGRGDASSPAPATTLAQPQQNQTQTHHTTQQTFLNPALPPGYSYTSLPYYTGVPGLPSTFQYGPAVFPVAPTSSKQHGVNVSVNASATPFQQPSGYGSHGYNTGVSVTSSNTGVPDISGSVYSKTQQSFEKQGFHSGTPAASFNLPSALGSGGPINPATAAAYPPAPFMHILTPHQQPHSQILHHHLQQDGQTGSGQRSQTSSIPQKPQTNKSAYNSYSWGAN
- the UBAP2L gene encoding ubiquitin-associated protein 2-like isoform X3; this translates as MMTSVGTNRARGNWEPPQNQNQTQHKQRPQATAEQIRLAQMISDHNDADFEEKVKQLIDITGKNQDECVIALHDCNGDVNRAINVLLEGNPDTHSWEMVGKKKGVSGQKDGGQTESNEEGKENRDRDRDYSRRRGGPPRRGRGASRGREFRGQENGLDGTKSGGPSGRGTERGRRGRGRGRGGSGRRGGRFSAQGMGTFNPADYAEPTNTDDNYGNNSGNTWNNTGHFEPDDGTRLDFIGVEGSNYPRKFETAPGAWRTATEEWGTEDWNEDLSETKIFTASNVSSVPLPAENVTITAGQRIDLAVLLGKTPSSMENDSSNLDPSQAPSLAQPLVFSNSKQSAISQPASGNTFSHHSMVSMLGKGFGDVGEAKGGSTTGSQFLEQFKTAQALAQLAAQHSQSGTTTTSSWDMGSTTQSPSLVQYDLKNPNDSTVHSPFTKRQAFTPSSTMMEVFLQEKAPAVATSTAAPPPPSSPLPSKSTSAPQMSPGSSDNQSSSPQPAQQKLKQQKKKASLTSKIPALAVEMPGSADISGLNLQFGALQFGSEPVLSDYESTPTTSASSSQAPSSLYTSTASESSSTISSNQSQESGYQSGPIQSTTYTSQNNAQGPLYEQRSTQTRRYPSSISSSPQKDLTQAKNGFSSVQATQLQTTQSVEGATGSAVKSDSPSSSGIPPLSETVSAASLLTTTNQHSSSLGGLSHNEEIPNTTTTQHSSTLSTQQNTLSSSTSSGRTSTSTLLHTSVESEANLHSSSSTFSTASSTVSAPPPVVSVSSSLSSGSSLGLSLGSNSTVTASTRSSVATTSGKAPPNLPPGVPPLLPNPYIMAPGLLHAYPPQVYGYDDLQMLQTRFPLDYYSIPFPTPTTPLTGRDGSLASNPYSGDLTKFGRGDASSPAPATTLAQPQQNQTQTHHTTQQTFLNPALPPGYSYTSLPYYTGVPGLPSTFQYGPAVFPVAPTSSKQHGVNVSVNASATPFQQPSGYGSHGYNTGVSVTSSNTGVPDISGSVYSKTQQSFEKQGFHSGTPAASFNLPSALGSGGPINPATAAAYPPAPFMHILTPHQQPHSQILHHHLQQDGQLPYLQMILCCQRQQEEQTGSGQRSQTSSIPQKPQTNKSAYNSYSWGAN